Within the Manduca sexta isolate Smith_Timp_Sample1 chromosome 19, JHU_Msex_v1.0, whole genome shotgun sequence genome, the region taaaagaaaaattgatgaaattttttgaaatatgaaattatcAAGTCTCAATAAGTGTGAGTTCAGGTGTCCGCGCAACAAAACgatcataataaaatcaatatttactcAAGACATACGTTAGAGATTATATTTCTTCGCGAATAATGCGTTATGCAACTTGTTTGTTTAGGACTCGCCGAGTAAACCTTTTTTAAACGTACGTCGATTTCTATAGACATGTGTATTTACTCTTACAATATATGGAACATGAAAATGTCGGCTTAGGTTTTATTTCGACATTGGATTTcatacttatatacatataagtcCTTTAAATGCCTGACTTGAATGCCAATATTAAATGCCTAACACATACTAATTGATATTAAGATGATTAAACCTCAcgattaaacaaaaaaacaccttttaaaaattgaaattgtttactAGATATATAATACTCGTGTCCCAATTGTTCGGGCAAGTTTACACAATTCGAACGGGTAAAAACGCACGAGCCCACGGCCCGTACAGTGTCATATttgttaacaataacaaattccGTATCGTTCCTCCCACGACGTGTACCGGGCCGCCCACATCACCGGTGACGTAGCCTTAATAGTACCAGTGGAATAGTTTACAATAAAGTATTGATTTATTCAACTTGTTCTCATATTCCCGACCGACAAGCGCCCGGTATGCGTATCTGTCCCGGTGCGTCGAATACGACTCGTTCAAACGTAATGGTTTTAGTGCACGGAAATTGTTTGTTATACCAGTATATAAATGTCTTATTCTGtacaaatttttcaattttacgaATTATCTGCATGCGAATTATAAGATAGGTAAGCTTGTTCATGATAAATGACATAAAATCCACATGATTGACGATGTACTTTGTTATATACCTACTGTAATGTTGAGGAAaggttcaaaatttaatttgaattagtaattaatacACTACATTTACGAAGCGCCTTGGAGCATATTTACAGCAAAACATATCACACACTTGTGTGTAACCGTAGATCTTCTCTCTGCGTTAGCTCCGAGACCACTGAAGTCACATAGCCACACTACCGTGTTAACTACTAAACAGAAAGATTATTAGAACATTAAATTTTTCCTACTTTTACCGtttccttaatttattttttattacttttatggaACCAAAAGAAACAGTTTGATCAAACTAATCATTTTTACAggacaaaatattttctatttgctATACCGATTTACACAAAAACTGCAATCGGAACAAAAACCGAATCGTTATGATTGTCGCTCggaatttatttcacaaaaatagatttttgtcGAAATAGATGTCGcgtaaaaaaaagtgtaagtttttcAAACTGCAATCTTGTCGAACAACAAGCCGTTAAGAGGCAGAGAACAAAACGTTCGTGCCGTTATTCCGTGTTTCCTTAAGACCCGAGTAATTCAGTATAAGCGCCTCAATAGGCTATAACGAGGCAAATAAGTCGAAGAATGTTTAGAGAAAGGGGTCGTGGCGAACTATTCTCAAAGCGTTCTATAAAATTGTAGAAGACAGTGCCTCGTAATAGTTGCccgatttgattattttttaaatacctgtGCTCCCTTTGTATTATTCAATTGCAAAATACTTGCAACTGGCAGCTCTTCAAATATCCATTTTATATTGATTAGTCATGCTGAAAGTCAAAGCgtaaaatttacatacaatcTGGGTTCATGAACATTTAATTTCGATACCAATGCTAACGCATATGTGACCGGGTTGCAAATTAAGGATAAAACACTGTTGCACTGATATCAATTAGATCTCTTACCATAGTTAcggatttttgaaataatttgaccttttatattaaaaattattcaccAACATAGTTCATAATAGCATAAATTTTCGATGAAAATAGAATCGACTACTCAAACCTGCACCTCTAATTATCCTAAGTTCTTAATGATTTGGCGAAACCCACCACGGTGACATGGGCAGATAGCACTAATATCGAAAGCTTTAGTGATAGTCCCCGGTGGTTGTTGAGGCATGTCGGCACGATCGGCCGGTGGCAGGTGCCCTCGGTCACGTGCGGTCGCCGCTAATGACACAACATTTTTGGAACAGCCCCACCGAACTATTAGCCGGCTAGAAACAGAGCCCGGTTTCAAATGGAAAttcacaaaaacaattatactgATTGCTGTTTGCCTCCGACGGCGTCTTTACCCTCGCTGATTCCTTAACTAGTTGAGGCATAACGTAGGTTACATACTATATATGTGTAGGTATACAGAGGTATAGTATACATACAAACCATTTAAAGGAGttatcaaatgaaaatatttaaaaatgtattcctgTTGATTGATACTGATTACAATTATCTGTTCTACATtgtttaaggaaatatttatgtattaattaaaattatttattatttataactaaaataagttttataaagtaCATGGACATGACCATATCAAAGACTCAATGAACAAGTTACTTGAGTTAAACCATGGAATCaatgttatcttaaaaaaatacaataactgtacaaaaacaataatcgTTGTTCCcagaatgtttttataatttctttgtatAATCCTCTTACAATCAgacttaacaaaattaaaaaaattacaaacaccTGTGTTGAAATCGCCAGTTTtgttaaagatttaaaaaacacaaaacaatgcgatttttaaaaaaaccattttgtttgttaaaccTCAAATTTTCGTTAATCCCAttgtatataaacaaaaaaggaTTGCATCCCCTTTTATGAGTGGTTAGAATAACTAATCTAATGGTCAACAGATAATGGCAAAACGGGGAACAATGAGtagtaattgttttgtttttacttttacgGACTACGAGGTACGGCGGTCGGTCCGACGGTGGCGCGTCGATGCCATCTCGCGGCAATATCGTAAAGATACAAACAGCACTCCCGACGTAATCTTTGTACTCATTTGAAAGGCAACAAAAGACATTTGAATGCGTTATCAGCTTTAAATACACTGGACGTAgtataaaatttagtatttttttttataatgttatgtatataaacTAAGAATGTTACATTACCATTTTTACATCCACTGAGGTAGTAAAAAATTGCGAATAATAAGAATATCAGTGAGTTATTTCTCATTTAGTATAATAACCTAAAGATTTTATAGCACAAAATATAAACCTCTATATTACATTCATACAACAGTGAATCGCGTACACACTTTATTATCTCCTAAAATGTTTACCTAAACGAGTTAAGCGGAGTTATATCTTAAGACGACGAAATACCCAACAAAAGTATTCATGCCAAACAGTTAAGCCCGTAAGCCTACTAGTCTTGGCCTAAGTTGGATATTGGAAAGCTTTGGATACAGCGAAGGTAACGGCTAAAGTTAAACCTTTATTCAAGGAGGCTGAGTTCAGGCGAAATCCATTTAAAACCACACCAACTACACGTTTTAATCCGACATCAgatattaaagtaaaacaaataccTAGACGTTTTCAGGTTATTATGAATGTGTTATTTGTGCCTTCTGGAGTTGGTATTGTACCAAAAATTGGTCAAAATCATATGTCTACGCATATGCATGTGATGCGAACATTACACCGATTgatttcattataaatgtttaGATTTTTCTTCAGATAATACACATAATGAAAGAGACCGCGACAGGAAAAGACACGGTATGACATAGGCTCATACCTAGCAGTGGGACTCTGTAAGTAGCAGATGATGATGcaaatcttaatattatttttaccgaTACAACGCGGAACGACTCCAGTCGGTGGCAACCAGTCCATAACTAGTCGAGTCGACATACTGAAACCACGGCAGTGCACGGATTGTATTGCAAGAAGCGACTAGCTAAGAGTGAGCacgcggttttaattttttctattgTCTTTTTATGTACAGTTGATTATAAAAAcccaactttattataaaattacaacttgCAAATATGTAAAtcgaaacaattttaatttaaattcataaatgaatgatctaatgaaaattaaatcaaatccGATCTTTATCACCACTCAAACACACAAAAGCAATTCTAACCAAACAacgattctaaattcaaatattaacacGGTAGATTGATAACGAGTTGGTGTGCGTaatcgatataaataatatacaacagATGGAATTTTGCTTTGTTAAGAAATAAGGCGTGGAGCATACGAGTGGGGGCGAAATAGATCCGGTAGTCGTTTGCACCTCGAGATATTAATCGCGCTGTTGACGCCTACAGGGCGGAGCTTTGGCTTATTAATTCAActagttattaaaaaattcaagCCGAAGGACATACGTTTTTGATACCCGTCTATTACGTATGTCTGTTTGGTTTATACTGAGTATGATTATTGTTAAGATACGCTTAATTGTTAATTGTCGTGggaggaaaaaaataatttgctgaGTCTCAGCTCTGTAATTTATAGAAAGATAAATGTCTTTTTACgcttgtatattattaaatgtaataaacaattaagtatCTAGTTTAATGAAATTTACGTATAATGGGCCTATTCATCGTTTGTAAAGTTtcaaatatacataacattataaaaaatcattttatttgtatagtgCCAGCGTGCTTAGGCTGTGAAACTAGTAAAGTCCTGGGTTTGGACGGAAACGTAAACAGATGAGCATTTTTTTCGCCCCGACcaagaaataaaattagcacCGTCATTACAATAAATCATTGATTACATGTTAAACCGTACTATGCCAAAGATAAGCACCCGTTtgtcttaaatttaatttatcctTAACCGTATGTTTATCATTCTGACTTATCAAACGTATCAAAGAGCGCAATCTTATCTTTCTGATAAAATATGAGGGTTTAAAGATtgatcatttattaataatactatttattacatattttatcaaacCTCATTTTACAAACATACTGAAAAGTTAACtagcataaaatttaaatacgtcAAAGGAACAAACTTTGACAAACACCTCACTTCTCACAAAAACAAACTCAACAACATTGacgtaatacatttttttcttcacacataataactaattaaaaaccaatatcacaGGATTTAAAAAGAGAACACAACAACCACCGTTGCTGTTAATTATAAGCACGTGttgtgaaaataaaagaaatatgcgCGTAGCTTAACGCGCTGCGCTGGCTTAAAGCGTGCGGACCTCAGCGAGGATGATTTATAGGGTGCCGCGCGTACTAAATGGCCTATAAGTTGGATGCAGCACTTGCTACCGTAACGGGCCAAGGGCCAGTTAATTATATCTAGTCGTAAAGTTGCCCAGCAAGTGCGCTATTTATTGGCGGCTAACGAAGGTTAACTGTCCGTGTCGATCCTTAATGACACCCCCGCGATATTAgcattagaaattattttaataactacattCATGGGATTATTATTTCGAAAGGAATGTTTTACgtcttataaacaaaatgacTACAATTTACAAATGTGatagtaaagaattaaaaataacgatGATGTGCAAAATTTCGTTATCAATAATACTCAGTCGCTGTAGTGTTATACTttaccttttaataaaaaaatatatgttaatataatatgtagagcATTACTCCAATATTGTCATTTGTTGTCAAGCTTCCTATCAGTATAACAAATCTCCTGTGACCATGACACTGAATGACATGCGCGATCGGCGGTTGCTTACCATCTTATCAGGTAAGCCGCCGGCTCGCCTGCCTATGCACCGAGTAGGtatgacaaaataaatgtagttcAAAGAAAGAGTTAGCAAATATAGTCTCACACACAATAACTTTGCACTTTAGTATAAAATTCGCGAATATACAATGTCTGTACGGCATGTTTACCGtaaccattttaaaatatccaaaAGAAAAACCGATACCAATCATAACTGTAAACAGTTTAAATAAACGATGTGTTGCGACTGTAAGTTACCGAGTCGATATGTAACACAAAACTCACTAAAACAAGGGTCATAACGCCGACAATTCATCATAACAACGCGCGTGTAAACCGCGAACACTACATCATATTCATCGATGTAATTTCTGACTGGACCTTCGTACAGATAAAACGAAGTGCCAGTACGGTAGCTTTACAGCTGATTGTATTtgctgataaataattatttttattaaattaccttAACTAAACCATATGTTCAGTGTTGTATTACCCAGAAACTTGCATACATTAAGTAggcaaaaagatttaaaaatatgttatcaatAGTTAGATATTTGATATCAATACATGAATCAATATGAAAGGTAAAGACCGCTactatgtaaagtaaaaaaaaaattaatagaaaataaatttatagttcaATTGTAAGTTTGCGCAACATATCACACGAAGAATAAGATTGTGGTTATACATTCATAAAACCCAACATGTCtacataaaaaatcttatatcaCAATGGTATACAAACCACTTTACTGTACATTGTAAATATCGTGCCAGTTGCCGGTAAAAACTGACGCTGTCCAAAGAGAGATTCGATCGAATCGATCACAGTCACATGCCTAAAATAATGCTCCGTCAAGCGGGGCGAAGTACGGGCCGCGTCAGCCTCTCAGCCACTCCTTATGGAGATGAGTGGACCGCCAGCCAACACCCTTGCGACGTCCCGCTGCGAGCTGGGCGATAACTAACGATACACAATCAAAAACGTAATTCGCCCGCGATCGTAAAATGTGTTACGCGCGGaaagatacaataaaataacaaatgtgtATGGCACTTTTAGCAAAAGTCATAGTAGTATCATAACCAGCTGTACTGCACACGATTTACTGTGTATTActtatcatatttaaaataacactgaGGGCATAAATAAGCTTGATTTCCACCCGACACACAGTGTGAAGGCCGTTCATtctgcaaatatttaataaagtaatacattgttttatatgaaattcttttcatactaaaataaattgagCTTGGGCAAATTATTACGAATTACAAAGATACGAAGTTTTTTACAAATTGATATCTatattacataaagctgaagagtttgtttgtttatttgaacgcgttaatttcAGAAACTACTAGTTAGAATTGAATAATCTTTTTATGTTAGACAGCCCATTTTTAGGCTGTATATAACATCACGTTACGTTTCAAAAACAGGGAAGATTTTTTCCGTTTAAGATCTTTTGCGTTCGCttcgtaaacggttaaattatgcaacaatcatgCATGACGGATTTTTTCTCTTCAATAATTGgtatatattcatttataatgtagtatagaaatatttataaaggagcCGAGGGTAGTGCGAATCGACCTGTTCTCGATCTACCGTCCTAATAAAAATCAGTCTCGATTTACGTAAGTTTCATTGCGCTTCGTCCTATACAATATGCTGtgaagatattattatacacaccaataataaaaactatataaaacaatgtccacTGTTTAACCTGTCTGCTTGTCTggacgcgataaactcaaaaattacccaagggatttcaataaaatttggtatagcgatagtttgagaccctggaaaggacatGGGCTACTTTCTGACCCGGGAAATTAtatagcgggtcttttatcccgaaaaactctttcatgcgggcaaagctgcaagcaaaagctagtaaactaTGAAAGTTAATTGGCGTTATAgatcacttgatggtaagtgaatatCGCCTATCAATACTCATAATGTTATAGGAAATTTTAAATGCACAagctatgttttttaaaaaaaacgacAAATATGACGTAGTAAAATTGTGTAGGTATAGATTTTctgtactataataaaataaatttagtagcataacatttgaaaatatttatatttgcgaTAGGAATGATGTGAAAAACAAACCTGGTCGCTGTGATGAAATACAAACAGTTGGAAGCGAATAAATACATGATAGCATCATCCAACAACGCTGAGAATGCGTACTGAACGGACGAAGGAATACGCCGctgtaaaacaaagaaatttaaagctCGTATCATACGATCGGAAGCAATATGGTGTTCACAACAAGACGACGGATTAGAAAGCATCGGTCCGCCCGCCGCCTCCtgggtataaattatttatgtaaattttttcgAACGTTCAAAATTATATCGACGTGATTAATGTATACAGATTTTTCACTTGGTCTCCAACTTAACGAAACGATCAAACAAATGACGCGGCAATTGGTAACAACTCAAGAATGTCTTGTGGGAATTGATTGCAACGGAAGGAGGGTAAAGCAGGTGATTTCAAAATGCTCTTCGTCTGACAAATAGAATAGCTACGTCACGAAgatttctttattgaaatattaaaaaaacatgccCTCGGGAGACAATCACAAATCCCAGAACACATAATTCGGTCACGTAATAAAGACAAAAtggattgatatatttttttatacataaacaaCACAATGCAGTCAAAATTCCAAAGGCTATAGATcattctttaatttatattaacccTAAACTTATGAACGATCCTCAGTTGAATCGAAGCTCACACTCGAGTGATATTTCCGACAAGAGCCAAGGAGCGTGCATGTGTTTAATGAAATCAAAAGGATTAAGAGCATCTGCCTGCTTGTTATTCAAATCGATTGGGCGCTcgtttatcattttaaataagcTACTGCTTAGATAATGCGGGGTGTGGTTCGTATATAACAAAGGGTGTGGTTCTCAGTAGCCCAATTAACTAACCAGCTATAAATGAAACCGATCACAATGCCTTTCATGAGTTTTTTTGTTTAGGACAAAATATAGGATTATTATACCACGAAAAACATGATTTAAAACAGTCCTTACTAAACTACTACCTACCCCCACACGTAACAAATTACTGGCGCTCTGATGTCAAACACTCATCTATCTAAATATTAACAAAGACACTATTTAAATTCCTTTCACGAATGATTACAAAGCATTCAAGCAAATGAATATCGCATGCGAAACGCTTCAAGTATCCGTCCTAAGCGCCAACCCTGAAGTCGTGTGATGACGCGCCGTGTTTTCACAGAGCAAACAATCAAACAGCCAAGAGGATGGAACAAATTACGAGAGCATTGTCAAGGTGTTTAGAAAATTGGGGAACAATCATTCTGTCGAGTTATATCCTCTGATAATGTCTTGAAAAAAATCGTGTGACGGCAAAGGGATGAATAAATCTCCCTTAATTGGAACTGGCCGCGCGATGCGACAACATAATGTGAACGCATTGTTGTTGAGCGTGCATTCTTCGCGTAGGATTCAATGAGACGAATCAACTGCACTCAACGTCTATGGGAATGTTAACTGACATACAAAAtcaatgagataattaaatgaCAATAATGTTATTACAACTACGCGGGACAAGCCAAGCAAGCATTGATACCAGCTCTTTGGCTGGAAATTTTCTTTGCAAGATTTTTCActcataaaataagaatatcgGGCGTATGCTAACCCGCACATTCGTTCTGGGGGCACTCACTTGTAAAACTGCTTACTTTATTGCTCCACCGCTCTGGAAATACGAAGTTCACTGTAGCTGGCCACGTGACGTTGTACTCGGCTTTACTGCGTCTGTATACGACTTTTAGCAATGTTTAATATTCGTATAACTAGAAACATTCAAACTTATATCAAAAGGCTGGGAAACTCATTAGCTGGTACGAATACTAAATTTATAAcggaaaatgtttaaaattttctacaCAAAAAATCCCTTTTAATAACTcataaccatatttttttcgaaGGGGTTAGCAGTAGTGCGACTTAAGTATCCACTTTTCGCACTGTGTATTTCATCTTATTACattgtgatagggggcgagtctgtcgccatatcgggcacaaattgcagactctCGGGTTGATtacgagcagaaaaacccaatatcactggtCAACCAGGGCTTCGAACCCGGTAATTTAGAGCGGTGTTGTGCCGCACACGtgacaactacgccaacgagccCACCGGtatcacaaaatatatcctTTGTTAAATGTATGAGTAGGTCAACTTTACTATGTTTTTTCGCTAtcgtcattttaatttaattatattgggCACACGgtacaaataatacacataactCATAAGGGGTATGTAAAGAGTAACGATCTCCATAATCACGTTAGACGTCCAAGAGATCactgatttaataataactatgtttctaatacaatgtatttattgcaaatggaaattataaaactagcataatataataatataatgttcaatGGCTTTAAGAATTttcacaaaacatattttacaccaCTTTGAACGTTAATTATTGCAAttgcattatataaatatattttagcaaaaCTCTGTTGTTATAGTTACATAACAATGACTGAATTGTGCAGACACTAATCACGTATATCTTGACAACCTATCAGACCATAACCGGAATCTACAGAATAGATCGATCCAGTTATACCTTTGGCTTTATCGCTCGTTAAAAATGCAGCCAATTCAGCGACTTCATCAGCTTTAACCAATTGTTTTAAAGGAGCTAATTCTTTTGCGCCTTTCCAAGCAGCGTCGCTATCTTCTTTGCTGGATCCAGCGTTTATCAAAATATTCGTAGCCACCGGTCCGGATAAAATACAATTGACTCTGACACCTTTTGGGGCTAATTCTAAAGCAACGCATTTTGAGAAATGATTTAGAGCTGCTTTAGATGTGCAATAAACAATCAATTCTTTAGAAGTCAAGACAGCCGATACACTTGATATATTGACAAGACATCCCTGAGATTCAATTAAAATCGGTGCCACACAGTTGGTGATACGAACGATACTTCTCAAATTATTCTTCATAACTTCATCGTAAACCTGAATTATATTTGGATCCAGAATTGTTGTCCGTTTACAAATTCCAATACAGTTGACAACAACGTCGATTCTGCCAAATTCTTTCTTTGCGTTGTTAATAACTTTTTCTACGAGATCATCGTCGGCAAGATCGGCGACCGCAGTAAATACTTTAGTACGACTCAACTTCTCGCACACTTCCGCTGTTTTCTTTAGACCGTCTCCGTTTTTATCAATTAGATATAACCTTGCcgataattttgcaaaatttatagAAATGGCTTCTCCGATTCCTGAACCTGCACCCgtaactaaaactattttatttaaaaaagtcatttttccagattttttttatataatcatatagATCACAAGCTAACACTTTAAAGCGAGTGGCGATACTAAATTACTATTACCACTATTAACTGCAGATATCTTATCACTTCCACGATTACGATTGCTTATTTTGTTTTCGTGTTTAATCACATCGAATCGcgtaataaaacaatgtaaaatacgACACACTATGAGCACCACTTACTGCAAATAGTGAGATATGAAAACGAACTGTGTACAGTACGTGATCACTGctatcataattaaaatgttaatatattttgctcATTTACATGGCTATTGATATATAGTAATATGTTAAACACACAATTAAAGTAGatgttattttagtattatttagcttgtaattatttaaactacTTACGTTATTTAATGGATTAACCATAAAGACTACAGTGCACAGGTATGTTGCGTTTATTGAAAGTgtcatttttattcaattaaggAAAATACGTCTTGTTCTATTTTACATGGCAATAAGAACTACATTCACACACACGGTACATTTTCATCCATGAACAAGCACTTACATCTGTGAATAAATAAggtatataattgtatttattttattggttgtaTTTGAAACATCTCTTTAACACGCTCGGACGGGCCGTCGACGAAGAAAAAACGTACCTCCATGCCGACGCCGCCGGCGCGGCGGCAAATCGCTTGGCAAACATTAGCTAAGCGCGCGTGAAATTGTCTGTGCCATCTATAGTCGACCGCCGGCCGTTCTGCATACATTAGTTTATGGCACCGAGTGACTCCTATTGTAACGGCCGAGTTAAAACTGGTGCATA harbors:
- the LOC119189765 gene encoding 3-oxoacyl-[acyl-carrier-protein] reductase FabG-like, translated to MTFLNKIVLVTGAGSGIGEAISINFAKLSARLYLIDKNGDGLKKTAEVCEKLSRTKVFTAVADLADDDLVEKVINNAKKEFGRIDVVVNCIGICKRTTILDPNIIQVYDEVMKNNLRSIVRITNCVAPILIESQGCLVNISSVSAVLTSKELIVYCTSKAALNHFSKCVALELAPKGVRVNCILSGPVATNILINAGSSKEDSDAAWKGAKELAPLKQLVKADEVAELAAFLTSDKAKGITGSIYSVDSGYGLIGCQDIRD